The Macadamia integrifolia cultivar HAES 741 unplaced genomic scaffold, SCU_Mint_v3 scaffold1186, whole genome shotgun sequence genome includes a window with the following:
- the LOC122063059 gene encoding probable LRR receptor-like serine/threonine-protein kinase At3g47570: MGFSLMLLSICTNNAILLLLWCGSCMSLAHSQSEGSKGTDRLALLAIKAHISTDPFHVVSSWNDSIPYCEWQGVICGGHRHPNRVRALRLFSNGLVGSLAPEIGNLSFLRKISLENNSFHGEIPSEVSFLFRLRYLYLHNNSFEGEIPSNISRCFNLINLGLHNNNIVGKIPVEFGTLSKLQLLSIHGNKLTGQIPSSFGNLSSLQTISAALNDLSGSIPDSLGQMARLIHVGLSGNKLSGTIPPTIYNLSSLTIFDVGFNNLQGTLPPNIGFTLPNLWWFSISSNQFHGPIPISMSNLSKIERLEVGGNNFSGKVDIHFGGLSKLSWLSFHSNNLGSGGADDLNFIKTLNNSLTGLDLGDNRFGGMFPNSIANLTTQLTILDLSNNQISGEIPEEIGNVESLQSLILYSNLLEGSIPTSIGRLQMLNGLYLDGNRFTGPIPSSFGNLTLLIELSLNDNHLQGKIPSSIGKCKSLLRFDLSHNSFNGIIPREIFIPSMLVKLNFSGNSFFGSLPSQVGRLSNLEILDVSKNMLYGEIPSTLGTCTSLEHLLMEGNLFQGSIPLSLSFLRGLQELDLSHNNFSGFIPKYLGRFKFLQNLNLSFNHLVGEVPTDGVFKNLSAISVIGNNKLCGGIPELHLPPCQTQKSKEDGRPHVFKPIVIICACGGSLCLIFMTIFFIIYRRRIKKKESSLPLIDGRHFKISYAQLLKATDGFSSTNLIGVGSFGSVYKGVLNHGETIIAVKVFNTTQGGASKSFMVECKSLRNIRHRNLVRILTSCSSIDFEGNDFKALVYEFMPGGNLEGWLHLHANGIQDEQRHLNLVQRLNIAIDVATALDYLHHHCHMQIIHCDLKPSNILLDGDLIAHLGDFGISRILSKATSRSQSHTSSIGIRGSIGYIAPEYGAGVDISTHGDIYSYGILLLEMFTGKRPTHEMFKDNFNLHCWAEMALHDGVMVIIDPSLLSVEEDEEGEATNVTNTTGSRRCIKDRVQECLISVIRIGVVCSAESPLDRMDINDVIKELLLIKNIYLGVGTNQGR, encoded by the exons ATGGGGTTTTCCTTGATGCTTTTGTCCATTTGCACTAATAatgccattcttcttcttctctggtgCGGCAGCTGCATGAGCTTGGCGCATTCACAATCAGAAGGATCAAAAGGAACAGATCGACTAGCCTTGTTGGCCATCAAGGCTCACATATCCACTGATCCCTTTCATGTTGTGAGCTCATGGAATGACTCCATCCCCTATTGCGAGTGGCAAGGTGTTATATGTGGCGGTCACCGGCATCCAAACAGGGTCAGAGCCTTGCGTTTATTTTCCAATGGACTGGTGGGGTCCTTGGCTCCAGAAATAGGAAACCTCAGTTTCCTTCGGAAGATTTCGCTTGAGAACAATAGCTTCCATGGTGAAATCCCTAGTGAAGTAAGTTTTCTGTTCAGGCTTCGTTATTTATACCTACACAACAATTCTTTTGAAGGGGAAATTCCATCCAACATATCACGTTGCTTCAATCTTATAAATCTCGGTTTACATAACAACAATATTGTGGGGAAAATTCCAGTAGAGTTTGGCACCTTGTCGAAGCTTCAATTGCTTTCAATCCATGGCAACAAATTGACGGGACAAATCCCATCTTCCTTTGGAAATCTTTCATCCCTTCAAACCATTTCTGCAGCACTCAATGATTTAAGTGGAAGTATTCCAGATTCCCTTGGCCAAATGGCAAGATTAATACATGTCGGGCTTAGTGGAAATAAGTTGTCTGGTACCATTCCTCCCACCATATATAATCTTTCTTCACTCACTATTTTTGATGTGGGATTTAATAATCTTCAAGGTACTCTTCCACCAAATATAGGCTTCACTCTTCCTAATTTATGGTGGTTTTCAATTTCAAGTAACCAGTTTCATGGGCCAATTCCAATTTCTATGTCCAATTTGTCAAAAATCGAAAGACTGGAAGTTGGAGGAAACAATTTTAGTGGGAAAGTGGATATCCATTTTGGAGGCCTATCGAAACTCAGTTGGCTTTCATTCCACTCTAATAATTTGGGAAGTGGAGGGGCTGATGACCTGAATTTTATAAAAACATTGAACAATAGTTTAACAGGTCTGGACCTTGGTGATAATCGGTTTGGTGGTATGTTCCCCAACTCCATAGCAAACTTAACGACCCAACTGACAATACTCGATCTgtcaaataatcaaatatctGGAGAAATCCCGGAGGAGATAGGGAATGTTGAAAGCTTACAAAGCTTGATCCTATATAGTAACTTACTGGAAGGAAGTATTCCAACTTCAATTGGGAGACTTCAAATGCTAAATGGACTCTATTTAGATGGGAACAGATTCACAGGACCAAtcccttcttcttttggaaACTTGACACTTTTGATTGAGCTATCTTTAAATGATAATCACTTGCAAGGAAAAATACCTTCAAGTATTGGGAAATGCAAATCTCTGTTACGCTTCGACCTCTCTCATAATAGTTTCAATGGTATCATCCCTAGAGAGATATTTATTCCTTCCATGCTAGTAAAGCTAAACTTCAGTGGAAATTCTTTCTTTGGTTCTCTACCTTCGCAAGTGGGTCGACTGTCCAATCTTGAAATCTTAGATGTTTCTAAGAACATGTTGTATGGGGAAATCCCTAGCACCCTAGGTACTTGTACAAGCCTAGAGCACCTTTTAATGGAGGGTAACTTATTTCAAGGATCTATACCATTGTCTTTGAGTTTTCTACGAGGTCTTCAAGAATTAGATCTTTCTCACAACAACTTCTCTGGTTTTATCCCAAAATATTTGGGTAGATTTAAGTTCTTACAGAACTTGAATTTATCATTTAATCATTTGGTGGGTGAGGTACCAACAGATGGAGTCTTTAAAAATTTGAGTGCAATTTCAGTCATTGGAAACAATAAGCTTTGTGGAGGTATACCAGAACTTCATTTACCACCGTGCCAAACTCAAAAGTCAAAAGAAGATGGTAGGCCTCATGTTTTCAAGCCGATAGTCATCATATGTGCGTGTGGGGGTTCTCTATGTTTGATATTCATGacaatttttttcattatctaccgaagaagaataaaaaagaaagaatcttcTTTACCTTTGATAGACGGCCGTCATTTTAAGATCTCTTATGCCCAACTTCTGAAAGCCACCGATGGATTTTCTTCTACAAATTTGATTGGAGTGGGGAGTTTTGGTTCTGTGTACAAAGGAGTACTTAATCATGGGGAAACTATTATTGCAGTAAAGGTCTTCAACACAACACAAGGAGGTGCTTCCAAGAGTTTCATGGTTGAATGTAAATCCCTGAGAAACATCCGGCATCGTAATCTTGTAAGAATCTTAACATCTTGCTCAAGTATAGATTTTGAAGGCAATGATTTTAAGGCTTTAGTTTATGAGTTCATGCCTGGTGGGAATTTGGAGGGGTGGTTGCATCTACATGCAAATGGAATACAAGATGAACAAAGACATTTAAATCTCGTTCAAAGATTGAATATTGCCATTGATGTGGCAACTGCATTGGATTATCTGCACCACCATTGTCATATGCAAATTATTCACTGTGATCTAAAGCCAAGCAATATTCTTCTCGATGGTGATTTGATTGCACATTTGGGTGATTTTGGGATATCAAGAATTCTTTCAAAAGCTACAAGTAGATCTCAAAGTCACACGAGCTCGATCGGAATAAGGGGATCTATTGGATACATTGCGCCAG AGTATGGTGCAGGTGTTGATATTTCAACCCATGGTGATATCTACAGTTATGGCATTCTCTTGTTAGAGATGTTCACAGGGAAAAGGCCTACTCATGAAATGTTCAAAGATAACTTTAATCTTCACTGCTGGGCTGAGATGGCTTTGCATGATGGAGTGATGGTCATAATTGACCCATCACTTCTCTccgttgaagaagatgaagaaggtgaAGCAACAAATGTAACCAACACGACTGGAAGTCGAAGATGCATTAAAGATAGAGTGCAAGAGTGTCTTATATCAGTTATTAGAATCGGAGTTGTTTGCTCAGCTGAATCACCATTGGATCGGATGGACATAAATGATGTGATCAAAGAGCTACTTCTGATCAAGAACATTTATCTGGGAGTTGGCACTAATCAAGGAAGATGA